From the genome of Nitrospirota bacterium:
CACATCGCTCGGGGAAAATCCGATGCCGGTGATCAAAAACGGGGTGTTCAAGGCCGCGGCCAGGGCGTCCCCCACCTTGTAGAGGGCCACCAGCAGAAGCAGCGCCCAAGCGGACGGCCGCCCCAGGAATTCCTTCACCGGCGCCCACACCGCTTCGGCGAGGGTGTGGGGCACATCGGGAGGAGTCGGCGGCTCCGGACTCACGACAATCGCGCCTAGTCCGACGGCCATGCACAAGACCATGAGCAGATAGGTATTCATCCACCCGACCCTGTCGGCCAGGATCAACGCCAATGATCCCGCCACCAGAAGGGCGAGCCGATACCCGGCTACCCACACCGCCGCCCCCCATCCCCGCTCCTTGGGTTCCAACACATCGGTGCGGTAGGCGTCGAAGACGATGTCCTGCGAGGCCGACAAAAAAGCCACCAACAGAGCCAGCGATCCGAACATCGGCAGGGCCGTCCGCGGCCCGGTGAGGGCCATGCCCGCCACCCCCGCCATCAAGCCGGCCTGGGTCAGAATCATCCATCCCCGGCGGCGCCCCAACCAAGGGGGCACAAATCGGTCCATCACCGGCGCCCAGAGAAATTTGAGGGTATAGGGCAACCCGACCAGGCTGAACCAGCCGATCGTCGCCAAGTCTACTCCCTCAACGGTCAGCCAGGCTTGGAGCGTGCCGGAGGTCAGGGCCAGCGGCAAGCCGGAAGCAAATCCGAGCGGTAGCATGACCCCGAGGCGACGATGGCTGAAGGTCTCGAGGAAGGAAGGCCGGCTCACCTGACCGGGGCCGACTGATGGCCGAGCAGGATCGGCAACGGAACGGTGGAGGTCCCTGTGTCATGGGACACGGGCATCAACAAGGCTGCCCGTTGAATACACAGGGTTTGAAGCGCGTCCGGTCGAAGTCGATGTTCTCTTGATAGACCTTTTCGTTCCCGTTCACCCCGTCCTGCTCCGGATCGTTCCACATCGTGTGGTTCCACCAATAGAAGAGCGGATGGGGCTCCGTATAATAGACCGGATTGCCGTAATGGCTCCGGGAATACTCCTGCACCAGACGGCCGGTAACGTAATCCACTTCCCCGTTGCCCTTCAACGAATAGAGCATGAGGAACATGCGGGCTTCATGGTCGTACAGCTCGTCCACGCGGGTGCTTTCGTCCGGTTCGACGGGCAGGGTTTCTTTCGGCCAGCCGGCAGGAGGGGCGCATAGCATCACGCCGACCACCGCAAGCGCAAACCAGGCTCTGAGTCCGTTCATTCCCGCACCTCCCTGTTCCCACTACACCGGTTCACGCCGCACGAGGCACCGGCCGGCCAACAGGATCCATGCGCAACCGCACGTTTTAAATAGTACCCAGCCGGACCGATCCTGTCAACGCTCCTTCAACCCGCTCGTGCATACGGCAGCCTCGCCCGGCGCCTCCTTGCCCCGCTCAGCTCCACTCCCCTATAATGGCAAACCTATGCACCTCGATTCGCAGACGAAACAAGTCTTGGAACCGCGGCAAGCCCGTCCCAGGGCTTCGCTGCACACGATCGGCTGCCGGCTCAATCAGGCGGAGACCGCCCTGCTGGCGGACCGGCTCAAGCGGGACGGTTACGAGCTCGTGGCGCAGGGCGAGCCGACCGACCTATTCGTGTTGAACAGTTGTTCCGTCACCGAAGATGCGGAAAAGGACTGTCGCTACCAGATCCGCCGGACCTTGCGCCATTCTCCCCGCGCCTTTGTGGCCGTGACCGGATGCTATGCGCAAACGGGCGTTGAGGCACTCCGTCGCCTCCCCGGCATCGACCTGATCGTCGGCGGTCAGTACAAGATGGAGCTGCCCGATTACCTGCCGGCGCCGTCGGGCCTCATGAAACAGCCGGCGCCTCGGGTGCTGCACACGAG
Proteins encoded in this window:
- a CDS encoding MFS transporter; translation: MLPLGFASGLPLALTSGTLQAWLTVEGVDLATIGWFSLVGLPYTLKFLWAPVMDRFVPPWLGRRRGWMILTQAGLMAGVAGMALTGPRTALPMFGSLALLVAFLSASQDIVFDAYRTDVLEPKERGWGAAVWVAGYRLALLVAGSLALILADRVGWMNTYLLMVLCMAVGLGAIVVSPEPPTPPDVPHTLAEAVWAPVKEFLGRPSAWALLLLVALYKVGDALAAALNTPFLITGIGFSPSDVGGMKGLGLGATLGGAMIGGALLPRLGLVRALLLFGILQAVSNLGFMALAWAGKSYVLLIAAVMIENLSGGMGTAAFVALVMGLCDHRYTATQFAALSSVEALGRVLLGRPSAQLVELLGWTSFFGLSALAAIPGLWLIWSLRRQVAAREAS